Proteins co-encoded in one Vidua chalybeata isolate OUT-0048 chromosome 18, bVidCha1 merged haplotype, whole genome shotgun sequence genomic window:
- the CLDN5 gene encoding claudin-5 — translation MTSAAVEILGLGLGILGWVGVILACGLPMWQVSAFIDVNIVVAQTIWEGLWMNCVVQSTGQMQCKVYDSILALPPEVQAGRALTVIVALLGLVALMVTVVGAQCTNCIRPGKMKSRIVIAGGAIYILCGVLVLIPLCWFANIVISDFYDPTVPSSQKREMGAALYIGWAATALLLFGGCLICCCSCSQRDETSFPVKYSAPRRPTSNGEYDKKNYV, via the coding sequence ATGACTTCGGCGGCGGTGGAAATTTtggggctgggactgggcatcctgggctgggtgggggtgATCCTGGCCTGCGGGTTGCCCATGTGGCAGGTGTCGGCCTTCATCGACGTGAACATCGTGGTGGCGCAGACCAtctgggaagggctgtggaTGAACTGCGTGGTGCAGAGCACGGGGCAGATGCAGTGCAAGGTGTACGACTCCATCCTGGCGCTGCCGCCCGAGGTGCAGGCGGGCCGGGCGCTCACCGTCAtcgtggcactgctggggctggtggcgCTGATGGTGACCGTGGTGGGCGCGCAGTGCACCAACTGCATCCGGCCCGGCAAGATGAAGTCCCGCATCGTGATCGCCGGCGGGGCCATCTACATCCTCTGCGGGGTTCTGGTCCTCATCCCGCTCTGCTGGTTCGCCAACATCGTCATCAGCGACTTCTACGACCCCACCGTGCCGTCGTCCCAGAAGCGGGAGATGGGGGCCGCGCTCTACATCGGCTGGGCggccacagccctgctgctcttcGGGGGCTGCctcatctgctgctgctcctgttcccAGCGCGACGAGACCTCCTTCCCCGTCAAGTACTCGGCGCCGCGGCGGCCCACGTCCAACGGCGAGTACGACAAGAAGAACTACGTCTGA